One window of Acidobacteriota bacterium genomic DNA carries:
- a CDS encoding toprim domain-containing protein yields MSPKATPPSPRHRYDESKIKTLSSLEHIRKRTGMYIGRIGDGQHYDDGVYVLLKEVIDNAIDEFIMGYGTTIRVDIDGTEVTIRDHGRGIPLGKVVECVSQINTGAKYNDDVFQFSVGLNGVGTKAVNALSKRFHVRSVRDGSYSEASFKRGEITGKKRGRCRGEENGTLVTFSPDADIFGDVRYDEELVQRRIRFYTYLNAGLTIEYNGQEWRSEGGLLDLVSADVKRDAVYPVLHFRDKTLEIALTHTNRFSESYFSFVNGQYTVDGGIHLSAFREGLLKAVNDYSRKRFDGDDVRDGVVGAIAIRLKDPIFESQTKNKLGNTEIRGSLVGTIREAIVDLFHRHPDSADRLIRKVEETQKIRKELQAVKKLAREKARATSIRVPQLKDCKIHRTDSAKKRRDRESMIFIAEGQSAAGSMVQCRDVNTQAIFTLKGKPLNVCDLNRDAVYKNDELYNLMRALDIEGSVDNLRYDKVVLATDADVDGLHIRNLALTFFLRFFEPLVLGGHVFILETPLFRVRNRKETHYCYSEEERDSAIKKLSRGIEITRFKGLGEISPHEFKQFIGDDMRLTPVVVGDHSGIPKLLQFYMGRNTPERRGYIMNHLVVEASA; encoded by the coding sequence GTGAGCCCGAAAGCGACACCGCCAAGCCCTCGTCATCGCTACGACGAGTCAAAAATCAAGACGCTGAGTTCGCTGGAACATATCCGTAAGCGAACCGGGATGTACATCGGCCGGATCGGAGATGGCCAACATTACGATGACGGGGTCTACGTCCTACTCAAGGAAGTCATCGACAACGCCATCGACGAATTCATCATGGGCTACGGAACGACGATCCGCGTCGACATCGACGGGACCGAAGTCACTATTCGGGATCACGGACGTGGGATTCCGCTCGGCAAGGTCGTCGAGTGTGTCTCCCAGATCAATACGGGAGCCAAGTACAACGACGACGTCTTTCAGTTCAGTGTCGGGCTGAATGGCGTCGGCACCAAGGCGGTCAACGCGCTCTCTAAGCGGTTTCATGTTCGGAGTGTTCGTGACGGGAGCTACTCCGAGGCCTCTTTCAAGCGTGGCGAAATCACCGGCAAGAAACGCGGTCGCTGTCGCGGCGAGGAGAACGGGACCCTCGTGACGTTCTCGCCGGATGCGGACATCTTTGGCGACGTGCGATATGACGAAGAGTTGGTGCAGCGCCGGATCCGTTTTTACACCTATCTCAACGCCGGCTTGACGATCGAGTACAACGGCCAGGAGTGGCGATCGGAGGGTGGGCTTCTAGACCTGGTCTCTGCCGACGTCAAGCGAGACGCCGTTTACCCGGTCCTGCACTTTCGCGACAAGACACTCGAGATCGCTCTGACCCACACGAACCGATTCAGCGAGTCCTATTTTTCGTTTGTCAACGGTCAGTACACGGTGGATGGAGGAATCCATCTCAGCGCGTTCCGCGAGGGTCTCCTGAAGGCCGTCAACGACTATTCAAGAAAGCGATTTGACGGCGATGACGTTCGGGATGGCGTCGTCGGCGCCATCGCAATCCGCCTCAAGGATCCGATCTTCGAATCGCAGACCAAGAACAAGCTTGGCAACACCGAGATTCGCGGCAGCCTCGTGGGGACGATTCGTGAGGCGATCGTCGACCTGTTTCATCGGCACCCGGATTCCGCGGACCGTCTGATACGGAAGGTCGAAGAGACACAGAAGATTCGCAAGGAGCTTCAGGCGGTCAAGAAGCTCGCCCGCGAGAAGGCTCGCGCGACGTCGATTCGTGTCCCCCAACTCAAAGATTGCAAGATCCATCGGACGGACTCGGCGAAGAAGCGGCGTGATAGAGAGTCGATGATCTTCATCGCCGAGGGACAATCCGCAGCCGGGTCCATGGTTCAATGTCGAGACGTCAACACGCAGGCTATTTTCACGCTGAAGGGCAAGCCCTTGAACGTCTGCGACCTCAATCGCGACGCCGTCTACAAGAACGACGAGCTATACAACCTCATGCGAGCCCTGGACATCGAAGGCTCCGTGGACAATCTCCGCTATGACAAGGTCGTGCTGGCCACCGATGCCGACGTCGACGGCCTCCATATCCGCAATCTGGCCTTGACGTTCTTTCTACGATTCTTCGAACCCCTCGTTCTCGGTGGCCACGTGTTCATCCTTGAGACTCCGCTCTTTCGCGTGCGGAACCGTAAGGAGACTCACTATTGCTACTCGGAGGAGGAGCGAGACTCGGCGATCAAGAAGCTCTCCCGCGGAATCGAGATCACCCGATTCAAGGGTCTCGGCGAGATATCTCCCCACGAATTCAAGCAGTTCATCGGCGATGACATGCGGCTCACCCCGGTCGTGGTCGGAGACCATTCGGGGATCCCGAAGCTGCTGCAGTTCTACATGGGACGGAACACGCCGGAACGCCGCGGCTACATCATGAACCATCTGGTGGTTGAGGCCTCTGCATGA
- a CDS encoding DNA topoisomerase IV subunit A, producing MSDGQGSLFDKPENAATFDGGGLKDGPLGRLMDDNFIRYASYVIRDRAIPDLADGLKPVQRRILHSLHENDDGKFIKVANIVGHTMQYHPHGDASIGDALVTLVNKGLLIEGQGNFGNVLTGDPAAAARYIECRLTDLARNHLFQNDLTQFSPSYDGRRKEPVSLPSRLPLLLMMGADGIAVGLSTRVLPHNFIELLEAQIAILDKKPFTVVPDFRQGGLMDAAEYENGTGRVRVRSRIDRRGDDALVVRSVPPTVTTDSLIASIETAAKKKSLKLKAINDFTAENVEIEILLAADQDPEKTIQWLYAFTQCEVALASRIVVIDRERPVEMNLEQVLKANTRTLVKTLRRQLEARNRDCLARLHHLTLVQLFVEERVYKRIEECTSYPAVQKAVLDGVSAFRKQLRRDVTGKDVEMLLGIKIKKISRYDMDKNRKEIGDLEKELLTIEKHLEAIVPYTKRYLRSLIREFAATHPRRTEIQSFDTIEKRDLTASELTLQHDAEKGYVGHGIEGAPVLTCSSLDKVLVVFGDGRYKVMTPPEKLFVEGLQHCDLLERDRVFVLVFRDEEGLSHLKRFTFGGAILNKEYRCIPERSELLFFSADDPKTLYVRYEKRKGQRIHQQTFELAEVKIRSVKTRGTHMTSKRIAAFHTRRPRGWTEKRSGPPGSFLRA from the coding sequence ATGAGCGATGGCCAGGGAAGCCTCTTCGATAAACCGGAGAATGCCGCGACGTTTGACGGCGGCGGACTGAAAGACGGCCCCCTGGGCCGTCTGATGGACGACAACTTCATTCGGTACGCCTCGTACGTCATTCGCGATCGCGCGATCCCCGATCTCGCCGATGGCCTCAAACCGGTCCAACGACGCATCCTTCATTCCCTCCACGAGAATGACGACGGGAAGTTCATCAAGGTCGCTAATATCGTCGGCCACACGATGCAATACCACCCCCACGGGGATGCGAGTATCGGCGATGCGCTGGTGACCCTGGTCAACAAGGGCCTGCTCATCGAGGGTCAGGGAAACTTCGGCAATGTCTTGACCGGCGATCCTGCGGCGGCGGCTCGCTACATCGAGTGCCGACTCACGGATCTCGCCCGAAACCATCTGTTTCAGAACGACCTGACCCAATTCAGTCCCAGCTACGACGGCCGTCGAAAAGAGCCGGTCTCGCTCCCCTCTCGCTTGCCCTTGCTGTTGATGATGGGTGCCGATGGGATCGCCGTCGGCCTATCGACCCGAGTCCTCCCACACAACTTCATCGAACTGCTCGAAGCGCAAATCGCCATTCTCGACAAGAAACCATTCACGGTTGTCCCCGACTTCCGCCAGGGCGGCCTGATGGACGCCGCAGAATACGAGAATGGCACCGGTCGTGTACGGGTCCGTTCTCGGATCGATCGCCGGGGCGACGACGCCCTTGTGGTCCGTTCGGTCCCGCCGACGGTAACCACCGACTCGCTGATCGCCTCCATCGAGACAGCGGCGAAGAAGAAGTCGCTCAAGCTAAAGGCGATCAATGATTTCACCGCGGAGAACGTAGAGATCGAGATCCTCCTGGCGGCAGACCAGGATCCCGAGAAGACGATTCAGTGGCTCTACGCCTTCACCCAGTGTGAGGTGGCGCTGGCCAGTCGAATCGTCGTGATCGATCGAGAGCGACCCGTCGAGATGAACCTCGAACAGGTCCTCAAGGCCAACACCCGAACGCTGGTCAAGACACTCCGGCGTCAACTCGAGGCCCGTAATCGCGATTGCCTGGCACGACTGCACCATCTGACCCTGGTGCAGTTGTTCGTCGAGGAACGGGTCTACAAGCGGATCGAAGAGTGCACGTCCTACCCGGCCGTGCAGAAGGCCGTACTCGACGGTGTATCGGCGTTCCGAAAACAACTTCGTCGCGATGTGACCGGCAAGGATGTCGAGATGCTCCTTGGCATCAAGATCAAGAAGATCTCCCGCTACGACATGGACAAGAATCGCAAGGAGATCGGCGATCTCGAGAAGGAACTTCTCACCATCGAGAAACATCTCGAGGCCATCGTTCCGTACACCAAACGTTATCTACGCTCACTGATCCGCGAGTTCGCCGCAACCCATCCGCGTCGAACGGAGATCCAGTCCTTCGACACGATCGAGAAACGCGATCTGACGGCGTCCGAGCTGACACTCCAGCACGACGCCGAAAAGGGTTACGTCGGTCATGGGATCGAAGGGGCACCGGTACTGACCTGTTCTTCTCTCGACAAGGTGTTGGTCGTCTTCGGCGACGGCCGGTACAAGGTCATGACGCCCCCCGAGAAACTCTTCGTCGAAGGCTTGCAGCATTGTGATCTCCTCGAGCGAGATCGTGTATTCGTGCTGGTCTTCAGAGACGAGGAAGGACTGAGTCACCTGAAGCGATTCACCTTTGGTGGCGCGATCCTCAACAAGGAGTACCGCTGTATTCCTGAAAGGTCGGAGCTCCTGTTCTTCAGTGCCGACGACCCGAAGACGCTCTACGTCAGGTATGAGAAACGCAAGGGTCAGCGAATCCACCAACAGACGTTTGAACTGGCGGAGGTCAAGATCCGCAGCGTCAAGACTCGCGGAACCCACATGACCTCCAAACGGATCGCCGCCTTCCACACCCGCCGCCCGCGAGGATGGACCGAGAAGCGTTCGGGTCCTCCGGGCAGTTTCTTGCGGGCGTAG